From Elusimicrobiota bacterium, a single genomic window includes:
- a CDS encoding saccharopine dehydrogenase NADP-binding domain-containing protein has translation MRYDFVVVGATGQQGLIASRDLLERGYRVLMCGRRAEGLRALLKRRGAGFARVDLRDVAAAARVIGRSGSRIALNCAELRWNLHMMKACLQARSHYLDLGGLHEMTVRQYAQDRPWRARKLLALLGCGSTPGIANVMAARAAEDLDAVEHIDLGFAWESNVKTFVLPYSLESIVHELTVPAVVLEHGRFRKIRGCPLEESGDFLGVGRQVTRCIVHSEVYTFHKYFKDKGLRSVHYKAGFPAHSFKVLETLMQLGFTSGEQVVHRGETMTALEFTGRVLRRLPSPARYAETENLWVKVRGTSGGAPKTVAMDCLVRTTPGWSEAGSNVGTGRTIAVMALMLHRGRIDAVGVTAPEACVPAAPFFRELEQRGMRFYKNRRMLSV, from the coding sequence ATGAGATACGACTTCGTCGTCGTCGGCGCGACCGGCCAGCAGGGCCTCATCGCCTCGCGGGATCTTCTCGAGCGCGGGTACCGCGTGCTCATGTGCGGACGCCGCGCCGAGGGCCTGAGGGCGCTGCTCAAGAGACGCGGGGCCGGCTTCGCGCGCGTGGACCTGCGCGACGTCGCCGCCGCCGCGCGCGTCATCGGACGATCGGGGAGCCGGATCGCGCTCAACTGCGCGGAGCTCCGCTGGAACCTTCATATGATGAAGGCCTGCCTTCAGGCCCGCTCGCACTATCTGGACCTGGGGGGCCTGCACGAGATGACCGTCCGGCAGTACGCGCAGGACCGCCCGTGGCGCGCGAGGAAGCTTCTCGCGCTCCTGGGCTGCGGCTCCACCCCCGGCATCGCGAACGTGATGGCCGCCCGCGCGGCGGAGGACCTCGACGCCGTCGAGCACATCGACCTCGGCTTCGCCTGGGAGTCCAACGTGAAGACGTTCGTCCTGCCGTACTCGTTGGAGAGCATCGTCCACGAGCTCACCGTCCCCGCGGTCGTGCTCGAGCACGGGAGATTCAGGAAGATCCGCGGCTGCCCCCTGGAGGAGTCCGGGGATTTCCTCGGCGTGGGGCGGCAGGTGACCCGCTGCATCGTCCACTCCGAGGTGTACACGTTCCACAAATACTTCAAGGATAAGGGCCTGCGCAGCGTGCACTACAAAGCGGGATTCCCGGCGCACTCCTTCAAGGTCCTCGAGACGCTCATGCAGCTGGGCTTCACCTCCGGCGAGCAGGTCGTCCATCGGGGCGAGACGATGACCGCCCTCGAGTTCACCGGCCGCGTGCTGCGGCGGCTGCCCAGCCCCGCGCGCTACGCCGAGACCGAAAACCTCTGGGTCAAGGTCCGGGGAACCTCCGGCGGCGCGCCGAAGACCGTCGCGATGGATTGCCTCGTCAGGACCACGCCGGGCTGGAGCGAGGCCGGCTCGAATGTTGGCACGGGCCGCACGATCGCCGTGATGGCCCTCATGCTCCACCGCGGCCGGATCGACGCCGTCGGGGTCACGGCGCCCGAGGCGTGCGTGCCCGCGGCGCCGTTCTTCCGGGAGCTGGAGCAGAGGGGGATGCGTTTCTACAAGAACCGGAGGATGTTGAGCGTCTGA
- a CDS encoding saccharopine dehydrogenase NADP-binding domain-containing protein gives MREGAIVVLGAGTIGALIVRDLLRTYDGKVDVMCRDPGKAKKGLRGLGRSRRVMFLAGDVTRPGELGRALKGARAAINAVHHEHNEAVMRACLSTGAHYADLGGLYHYTLKQLAWHGRFRRAGLTAVLGIGAAPGITNVLAAYGASELTRVEAVEIRIGAIDRSTYRRASSLPGSYSLQTLLEECSWPPAVFKRGKMVFVEPFSGREPYRFPAPVGRQKPQYTIHSELATLPRTLRAREVFFKIAFDDEFVDKMRTLRQAGLLDPENLPATLAILKRLPPAIPAAVEQHEVIQVLVRGRAGSRPRRVRLEARVSASGETVDKDTAAPASIVAQQLARGEIARPGVFPPESIVRPEAFFAELRRRGIFLYRNGRRLPP, from the coding sequence GTGAGGGAGGGAGCCATCGTCGTCCTGGGAGCCGGCACGATCGGCGCGCTCATCGTGCGGGACCTCCTGCGCACCTACGACGGGAAGGTCGACGTGATGTGCCGCGACCCCGGTAAGGCGAAAAAGGGTCTTCGCGGCCTTGGACGGTCGCGACGGGTGATGTTCCTCGCGGGGGACGTCACGCGTCCCGGCGAGCTGGGCCGGGCCCTCAAGGGAGCACGCGCGGCGATCAACGCGGTGCACCACGAGCACAACGAGGCGGTCATGCGCGCCTGCCTTTCGACCGGCGCGCACTACGCGGATCTGGGCGGCCTGTACCACTACACGCTGAAGCAGCTTGCATGGCACGGGCGCTTCCGGCGCGCGGGGCTGACCGCGGTCCTCGGCATCGGCGCCGCGCCGGGGATCACCAACGTGCTCGCGGCCTACGGCGCGTCGGAGCTCACCCGCGTGGAGGCCGTCGAGATCAGGATCGGCGCGATCGACCGCTCCACGTATCGCCGGGCGTCGTCCCTGCCCGGGTCCTATTCCCTGCAGACGCTCCTCGAGGAATGCTCCTGGCCGCCCGCCGTGTTCAAAAGGGGGAAAATGGTCTTCGTCGAGCCGTTCTCGGGCCGCGAGCCGTACCGCTTTCCCGCGCCGGTCGGCCGTCAAAAGCCGCAGTACACGATCCATTCCGAGCTCGCGACCTTGCCCCGGACGCTGCGAGCGCGGGAGGTCTTCTTCAAGATCGCCTTCGACGACGAGTTCGTGGACAAGATGCGGACGCTGCGCCAGGCCGGACTCCTCGATCCGGAGAATCTGCCCGCCACTCTCGCCATCCTCAAACGCCTTCCGCCCGCGATCCCCGCGGCCGTCGAGCAGCACGAGGTCATCCAGGTGCTGGTCCGGGGGCGGGCGGGCTCCCGGCCCCGCCGGGTGCGGCTGGAGGCCCGCGTGTCCGCGTCGGGAGAGACCGTCGACAAGGACACCGCCGCGCCGGCCTCGATCGTGGCGCAGCAGCTGGCGCGCGGCGAGATCGCGCGCCCGGGCGTGTTCCCTCCCGAATCGATCGTGAGGCCCGAGGCGTTCTTCGCCGAGCTGCGCCGCCGGGGGATATTCCTCTACAGGAACGGCCGCCGCCTCCCTCCGTAG
- a CDS encoding VacJ family lipoprotein, which yields MRARGAVLPGAGAEGDAFLQEPEDVERLRPAKIRRPTRAAAALLLAAALACGCASGKDRARADGAPPAAASTASPEERGADRPGAPPVEPVVVSKPHYRDPLIRVNRVTFAFNDVLYRYLLIPLSKGYIRLLPKRARRCVADFFHNLKTPVYVANDILQLEPKPLGRHLARFVINSTLGLGGLFDPAQDAFGLERTRTGFGETLSRYGAGYGVYLVLPVFGSSDLRNGAALAADYFLNPIPYLTEDPATTAVMAYDNFQEYAPGAGKYETLRREADDPYIFFRNLHLQGAQRDADRR from the coding sequence GTGCGTGCCCGCGGCGCCGTTCTTCCGGGAGCTGGAGCAGAGGGGGATGCGTTTCTACAAGAACCGGAGGATGTTGAGCGTCTGAGGCCCGCGAAGATCCGCCGTCCGACCCGGGCCGCGGCCGCGCTGCTGCTCGCCGCCGCGCTCGCCTGCGGCTGCGCGTCCGGCAAGGACCGGGCCCGCGCCGACGGGGCGCCGCCGGCGGCGGCGTCGACGGCCTCCCCGGAGGAGAGGGGAGCCGACCGCCCCGGCGCCCCGCCGGTCGAGCCCGTCGTCGTCAGCAAGCCCCATTACCGCGATCCGCTGATCCGCGTGAACCGGGTGACATTCGCGTTCAACGACGTCCTCTACCGATACCTGCTGATCCCGCTGAGCAAGGGCTACATACGGCTGCTGCCCAAGCGGGCGCGCCGATGCGTCGCCGATTTCTTCCACAACCTGAAGACGCCGGTCTATGTCGCCAACGACATCCTCCAGCTCGAGCCGAAGCCCCTGGGCCGTCATCTGGCCCGCTTCGTCATCAATTCCACTTTGGGCCTGGGGGGGCTGTTCGATCCCGCGCAGGATGCCTTCGGCCTGGAACGGACGCGGACCGGCTTCGGAGAGACCCTCTCCCGGTACGGCGCCGGGTACGGCGTCTATCTGGTCCTGCCCGTGTTCGGGTCCTCGGACCTGCGCAACGGCGCGGCCCTGGCGGCGGATTACTTCCTGAACCCGATCCCCTATCTGACCGAGGATCCGGCGACGACCGCCGTCATGGCCTACGACAATTTCCAGGAGTACGCGCCGGGGGCGGGAAAATACGAGACCCTGCGGCGCGAGGCCGACGACCCCTACATCTTCTTCCGGAACCTCCATCTGCAGGGAGCGCAGCGCGATGCCGACCGCCGATAA